A section of the Microbacterium forte genome encodes:
- a CDS encoding MFS transporter, whose product MTIDTDAVPTAKPATGILSGAYLWITVGACALVFLGAFESLAVTTVMPAVSADLDGERLYALAFAGPLATGVIGMAVAGNWADRRGPVAPLYASVGLFVIGLIVAGLAPSMEVLVAGRFAQGLGNGGLMVALYVVVARVYPRDLHPAIFAGFAAAWVVPSLVGPTVAGAVTEIWSWHWVFLGVVFLVVPALLMVVPALRGLSGDGDATTPWAFGRLGWSVLAAVAVLALNLVGDLPGAGPVLAAAAVVVALVAVRALLPKGTLRAQRGLPSVLLVRGLAAAGFFGAQVYIPYLLTERYEVSPTVAGLSLTGGALAWSAAATVQGRMGARLSSVLAVRIGTVLVVVGVVLALVATVLAAPVVVIIVAWIVAGAGMGLMSPRTSALTLEMSAPENQGFNSSAMTVADSFGSALALAITGVLFTGLAAAGDPFIAVFAFAAIIALAAAVLAVRVAPREP is encoded by the coding sequence ATGACCATAGACACCGACGCGGTTCCGACCGCGAAGCCCGCCACCGGCATCCTGAGCGGCGCCTACCTCTGGATCACCGTCGGCGCCTGCGCGCTCGTGTTCCTGGGCGCGTTCGAGTCCCTCGCCGTCACCACGGTGATGCCTGCGGTGAGCGCCGACCTCGACGGCGAACGGCTGTACGCCCTCGCGTTCGCGGGGCCCCTGGCCACCGGAGTCATCGGCATGGCCGTGGCGGGCAACTGGGCGGATCGCCGTGGGCCCGTGGCTCCGCTCTACGCCTCGGTGGGCCTGTTCGTGATCGGGCTGATCGTCGCCGGACTCGCGCCGAGCATGGAAGTTCTCGTGGCCGGGCGCTTCGCGCAGGGTCTCGGCAACGGCGGGCTGATGGTGGCGCTCTACGTGGTCGTCGCCCGCGTGTACCCGCGTGACCTGCATCCGGCGATCTTCGCGGGTTTCGCGGCGGCCTGGGTCGTTCCCTCGCTGGTCGGGCCCACCGTCGCCGGGGCCGTCACCGAGATCTGGAGCTGGCACTGGGTGTTCCTCGGCGTCGTCTTCCTGGTCGTGCCCGCGCTGCTCATGGTCGTCCCTGCTCTCCGAGGACTCTCGGGCGACGGCGACGCCACCACGCCGTGGGCCTTCGGACGGCTGGGCTGGTCGGTGCTCGCCGCGGTCGCCGTGCTCGCACTGAATCTCGTCGGCGATCTGCCGGGAGCCGGGCCTGTGCTCGCGGCCGCAGCCGTGGTCGTGGCACTCGTCGCCGTTCGTGCGCTGCTGCCGAAGGGCACGCTGCGGGCGCAACGGGGTCTGCCGTCGGTGCTGCTCGTGCGCGGTCTCGCCGCCGCGGGGTTCTTCGGTGCTCAGGTCTACATCCCCTACCTGCTGACCGAGCGCTACGAGGTCTCGCCGACCGTCGCCGGGCTCTCGCTCACGGGCGGCGCACTCGCCTGGTCGGCGGCCGCCACCGTGCAGGGACGCATGGGAGCCAGGCTCTCGAGCGTGCTGGCCGTGCGCATCGGAACGGTGCTGGTGGTCGTGGGCGTGGTTCTCGCCCTGGTCGCCACCGTGCTCGCTGCACCCGTGGTCGTCATCATCGTCGCGTGGATCGTCGCGGGCGCCGGCATGGGCCTGATGAGCCCGAGGACCAGCGCCCTGACGCTCGAGATGTCGGCGCCCGAGAACCAGGGCTTCAACAGCTCTGCCATGACCGTGGCCGACTCCTTCGGCAGTGCTCTGGCCCTCGCGATCACGGGCGTGCTGTTCACCGGGCTGGCCGCGGCGGGAGACCCGTTCATCGCGGTGTTCGCCTTCGCCGCGATCATCGCGCTCGCCGCGGCGGTGCTCGCCGTGCGCGTCGCGCCCCGGGAGCCGTGA
- a CDS encoding DUF427 domain-containing protein: MKAVLAGTVIAEADESDLARIEGNWYFPPASITEGALVESPTQYTCPWKGDAQYYSVQAGGELHTDYAWSYPTPFPSAFDRVGKDFSGFVAFDPRVEVSA, encoded by the coding sequence ATGAAGGCTGTACTCGCAGGAACCGTCATCGCCGAAGCGGACGAGAGCGATCTCGCCCGCATCGAGGGCAACTGGTACTTCCCGCCCGCATCGATCACCGAGGGAGCGCTCGTCGAGAGCCCGACCCAGTACACGTGCCCCTGGAAGGGCGATGCGCAGTACTACTCCGTGCAGGCGGGCGGCGAGCTGCACACCGACTACGCATGGTCGTACCCCACTCCGTTCCCCAGTGCCTTCGACCGCGTCGGCAAGGATTTCTCGGGCTTCGTCGCGTTCGACCCCCGGGTCGAAGTCTCCGCATGA
- a CDS encoding ABC transporter permease → MNWVVDNLDLILELTLVHLRQSIIPIVLGFVLSLPLGWVAWRFKLVRGPIIVLTGLLYTIPSLALLILLPSVAGYSARSETNLIIALTIYAIAILVRGVSDGLDSVDDDIRQAATATGFGSFRRFWAVEFPLAGPVILASLRVTAVSTISLATVGILIGITNLGYLFTNGLDRRIIAEVFAGIIAVVVIALVIDLLLLLAGRALMPWTRAATKTSTARPVVVGAPA, encoded by the coding sequence GTGAACTGGGTCGTCGACAACCTCGACCTGATCCTCGAGCTCACTCTGGTGCACCTACGTCAGAGCATCATCCCGATCGTGCTCGGTTTCGTGCTCTCGCTGCCCCTCGGCTGGGTCGCGTGGAGATTCAAGCTCGTGCGCGGGCCGATCATCGTGCTCACGGGGCTGCTCTATACGATCCCCTCGCTGGCGCTGCTGATCCTGCTGCCGTCGGTCGCGGGATACTCGGCCCGCAGTGAGACCAACCTCATCATCGCGTTGACGATCTACGCCATCGCCATCCTCGTGCGGGGAGTCTCCGACGGCCTCGACTCCGTCGACGACGACATCCGCCAGGCGGCGACGGCCACCGGATTCGGGTCCTTCCGGCGCTTCTGGGCGGTCGAGTTCCCGCTCGCCGGCCCGGTGATCCTGGCGAGTCTGCGGGTCACCGCGGTCAGCACCATCTCGCTCGCGACCGTCGGCATCCTGATCGGCATCACGAACCTCGGCTACCTCTTCACCAACGGCCTCGATCGCCGCATCATCGCCGAGGTGTTCGCCGGCATCATCGCCGTCGTCGTCATCGCCCTGGTGATCGACCTGCTGCTTCTGCTCGCGGGTCGGGCTCTCATGCCGTGGACGCGTGCGGCGACGAAGACGAGCACGGCGCGGCCCGTCGTGGTGGGGGCGCCCGCATGA
- a CDS encoding ABC transporter permease: MNLFLEAFAWMLAPAQWTGNYALPKLLGEHLTLTAISVVIAAAIAVPLGWLIGHTGKGREIAVAISGAARAIPAFGLMILLVLLLGVLRVPQAAVTTFVLLAIPSLLAGAYTGLEAIDRRVIDSAKAMGMTGWQIFWKVEVPLGLPLLVGGIRSALLQVIATVTIAAYVGLGGLGYPIIQGIPLQRFDQVLAGAILVATLALIVDLLLAAAQHLAVPRGLRTGGRPSRRRSRSLTPAAEPSATEPSTTDPSAAESGPTSVVTQPATS, translated from the coding sequence ATGAACCTCTTCCTCGAAGCATTCGCCTGGATGCTGGCCCCGGCCCAGTGGACCGGCAACTACGCCCTGCCGAAACTCCTCGGCGAGCACCTGACGCTCACAGCGATCTCGGTGGTCATCGCGGCCGCCATCGCCGTGCCGCTCGGGTGGCTCATCGGTCACACGGGCAAGGGGCGGGAGATCGCTGTGGCCATATCGGGTGCGGCGCGCGCGATCCCGGCCTTCGGCCTCATGATCCTCCTCGTGCTCCTGCTCGGCGTGCTCCGCGTTCCCCAGGCCGCGGTCACGACGTTCGTGCTGCTTGCGATCCCGTCCCTGCTCGCCGGTGCGTACACCGGGCTCGAGGCCATCGACCGACGGGTGATCGACTCGGCGAAGGCCATGGGAATGACGGGCTGGCAGATCTTCTGGAAGGTCGAGGTGCCGCTCGGTCTCCCGCTGCTCGTGGGCGGAATCCGCTCGGCGTTGCTCCAGGTCATCGCGACCGTCACGATCGCCGCATACGTCGGCCTGGGCGGGCTCGGGTACCCGATCATCCAGGGCATCCCTCTGCAGCGCTTCGACCAGGTGCTCGCGGGAGCGATCCTCGTCGCCACGCTGGCGCTGATCGTCGACCTGCTGCTGGCCGCAGCCCAGCACTTGGCGGTTCCGCGTGGGCTGCGCACCGGTGGGCGGCCCTCGCGCCGACGCTCGCGTTCGCTCACGCCGGCCGCCGAGCCCTCCGCCACCGAGCCCTCCACCACCGACCCGTCCGCCGCCGAGTCCGGGCCGACGTCGGTCGTGACCCAGCCCGCCACCTCCTGA
- a CDS encoding adenylosuccinate synthase produces MPGIVIVGVQWGDEGKGKATDLLGERTDWVVKFNGGNNAGHTVVVGNEKYALHLLPSGILSPGVTPVIGNGVVIDLEVLFSELEALGGRGIDVSRLKVSANAHLITQYHRTLDKVTERFLGKRMIGTTGRGIGPAYADKINRVGIRVQDLFDENILRQKVEGALDQKNHLLVKIFNRRAITADEIVEDLLSYAERLRPMVADTGYLLDEALRRGEVVVFEGGQATMLDVDHGTYPFVTSSSATAGGASTGSGIGPGALDRIVGIVKAYTTRVGSGPFPTELFDEQGEWLRSRGFEFGTTTGRPRRVGWYDAPITRYATRVNGITDLVLTKLDILTGLEQIPVCVAYDVDGRRFDEVPVNQTDFHHATPVLEYFPGWSEDISTARTFDDLPKNAQDYVIALEGMSNTRISVIGVGPERDQVIVRHDLLD; encoded by the coding sequence ATGCCAGGAATCGTTATCGTCGGCGTCCAGTGGGGCGATGAAGGCAAGGGCAAGGCCACCGACCTGCTCGGCGAGCGCACCGACTGGGTCGTCAAGTTCAACGGCGGCAACAATGCGGGCCACACCGTCGTGGTCGGCAACGAGAAGTACGCGCTGCACCTGCTGCCCTCGGGCATCCTGTCGCCAGGGGTGACCCCGGTGATCGGAAACGGCGTCGTGATCGACCTCGAGGTGCTCTTCAGCGAGCTCGAGGCGCTCGGCGGCCGCGGCATCGACGTCTCGCGCCTCAAGGTGAGCGCCAACGCGCACCTGATCACCCAGTACCACCGCACGCTCGACAAGGTCACCGAGCGGTTCCTCGGCAAGCGCATGATCGGCACGACCGGCCGCGGCATCGGTCCGGCCTACGCCGACAAGATCAACCGCGTCGGAATCCGCGTGCAGGACCTCTTCGACGAGAACATCCTGCGTCAGAAGGTCGAGGGCGCCCTCGACCAGAAGAATCACCTGCTGGTGAAGATCTTCAACCGTCGAGCGATCACCGCGGACGAGATCGTCGAAGACCTGCTGTCGTATGCCGAGCGCCTGCGGCCCATGGTCGCCGACACCGGATACCTGCTCGACGAGGCTCTGCGCCGCGGCGAGGTCGTCGTGTTCGAGGGCGGCCAGGCCACGATGCTCGACGTCGACCACGGCACCTATCCGTTCGTCACGTCGTCGTCGGCCACCGCCGGTGGGGCATCGACCGGCTCGGGCATCGGACCCGGCGCTCTCGACCGCATCGTCGGCATCGTCAAGGCCTATACGACCCGCGTCGGCTCGGGACCTTTCCCGACCGAGCTGTTCGACGAGCAGGGCGAATGGCTGCGCTCGCGCGGCTTCGAGTTCGGCACCACCACCGGCCGGCCGCGCCGCGTCGGCTGGTACGACGCCCCGATCACGCGCTACGCGACCCGGGTCAACGGCATCACCGATCTCGTGCTCACCAAGCTCGACATCCTGACCGGACTCGAGCAGATCCCGGTGTGCGTCGCCTACGACGTCGACGGTCGGCGCTTCGACGAGGTGCCGGTCAACCAGACCGACTTCCACCACGCGACGCCCGTGCTCGAGTACTTCCCCGGCTGGAGCGAGGACATCTCGACCGCGCGCACCTTCGACGACCTGCCGAAGAACGCGCAGGACTACGTGATCGCACTCGAGGGCATGAGCAACACGCGCATCTCGGTCATCGGCGTGGGCCCCGAGCGCGACCAGGTCATCGTGCGCCACGACCTGCTCGACTGA
- a CDS encoding ABC transporter substrate-binding protein, with translation MFTARGKRSVFAVGLVAAAALALSACGSSESLGEPADSGESSGSGDTIVVGSQAYYSNEIIAEIYAQALEAAGFDVEKQLSIGQRDAYMPDVESGDIDVFPEYTGSLLEYISDDDIDVTSPDDVYAALQDALPESLTALDFAEATDQDSYTVLKSFAEENGLTTIGDLSKVTSQVTIGAAPEFEQRPYSPAAAKEVYGVDLAFSATGPTTLESLLAGQIQVADIYTADPAFETEEIVALEDPENLIISSNVVPIVSSDIADDVSDVLNAISAKLTAEELVSLNVLSTVDQQSSADIAKKWLEDNDLV, from the coding sequence ATGTTCACAGCACGAGGCAAGCGCTCTGTCTTCGCCGTCGGCCTTGTCGCCGCGGCCGCACTCGCCCTGTCCGCCTGCGGCTCGAGCGAGTCGCTCGGCGAGCCCGCCGACTCGGGCGAGAGCTCGGGCAGCGGCGACACGATCGTCGTCGGCTCGCAGGCGTACTACTCCAACGAGATCATCGCCGAGATCTACGCCCAGGCGCTCGAGGCAGCCGGCTTCGACGTCGAGAAGCAGCTCAGCATCGGTCAGCGCGACGCGTACATGCCCGACGTCGAGTCCGGCGACATCGACGTCTTCCCCGAGTACACGGGCAGCCTGCTCGAGTACATCTCGGACGACGACATCGACGTCACCAGCCCCGACGACGTCTACGCCGCACTGCAGGACGCCCTGCCCGAGAGCCTCACGGCCCTCGACTTCGCCGAGGCGACCGACCAGGACTCCTACACGGTGCTGAAGAGCTTCGCGGAGGAGAACGGCCTGACCACGATCGGCGACCTCTCGAAGGTGACCTCGCAGGTCACGATCGGTGCGGCTCCCGAGTTCGAGCAGCGGCCCTACAGCCCGGCCGCGGCCAAGGAGGTCTACGGCGTCGACCTGGCGTTCTCGGCCACCGGCCCGACCACGCTCGAGTCGCTGCTCGCCGGCCAGATCCAGGTCGCGGACATCTACACCGCCGACCCGGCTTTCGAGACCGAGGAGATCGTCGCTCTCGAAGACCCCGAGAACCTGATCATCTCGTCGAACGTCGTGCCGATCGTCTCGAGCGACATCGCCGATGACGTCTCCGATGTTCTCAACGCGATCAGCGCGAAGCTCACGGCCGAGGAGCTCGTCTCCCTCAACGTCCTGAGCACGGTCGACCAGCAGTCGTCGGCTGACATCGCGAAGAAGTGGCTCGAGGACAACGACCTCGTCTGA
- a CDS encoding ABC transporter ATP-binding protein: MIEFRNVTKQFPDGTTAVKDFSLVLPSRKTTVFVGSSGCGKTTLLRMINRMVEPTSGEVEIDGESVLGGDPVALRRRIGYVMQNSGLMPHFTVIDNVATVLRLTGVKKAPAHERARELLKTVGLDQSLAERYPSQLSGGQQQRVGVARGLAADPNILLMDEPFGAVDPIVRADLQQETLRLQHELDKTVVFVTHDIDEAFLLGDQVVILDKGARIVQVGSPSEIIENPADDFVASFIGADRGRRALHLKETPHGTVVVDSEGRTQGAIVAEVEKSDGPLAGPDAAALGAVQSGLT; encoded by the coding sequence GTGATCGAGTTCCGCAACGTCACCAAGCAGTTCCCCGACGGCACGACCGCCGTCAAGGACTTCAGCCTGGTGCTGCCGTCACGCAAGACGACGGTGTTCGTCGGATCCTCGGGATGCGGCAAGACCACACTGCTGCGCATGATCAACCGCATGGTCGAGCCGACCTCGGGTGAGGTCGAGATCGACGGCGAGAGCGTGCTCGGCGGCGACCCCGTCGCGCTGCGTCGCCGCATCGGTTACGTCATGCAGAACTCGGGTCTGATGCCGCACTTCACGGTGATCGACAACGTGGCCACCGTGCTGCGTCTCACAGGTGTGAAGAAGGCACCGGCACACGAGCGCGCGCGGGAGCTGCTGAAGACCGTCGGGCTCGACCAGTCGCTGGCCGAGCGGTATCCGAGCCAGCTCTCGGGCGGTCAGCAGCAGCGCGTCGGTGTGGCCCGTGGCCTCGCAGCGGATCCGAACATCCTCCTGATGGACGAGCCGTTCGGCGCGGTCGACCCGATCGTGCGCGCCGACCTGCAGCAGGAGACCCTTCGGCTGCAGCACGAGCTCGACAAGACCGTGGTGTTCGTCACGCACGACATCGACGAGGCCTTCCTGCTCGGCGATCAGGTCGTGATCCTCGACAAGGGTGCTCGCATCGTCCAGGTGGGCAGCCCGAGCGAGATCATCGAGAACCCGGCAGACGATTTCGTCGCCTCCTTCATCGGCGCCGACCGAGGCCGCCGCGCGCTGCACCTGAAGGAGACGCCCCACGGCACCGTCGTGGTCGACTCCGAAGGTCGCACGCAGGGCGCGATCGTGGCTGAGGTCGAGAAGTCCGACGGTCCGCTCGCAGGGCCGGATGCCGCCGCCCTGGGCGCCGTGCAGAGTGGGCTCACGTGA
- a CDS encoding Pr6Pr family membrane protein, with the protein MTTWWPFARLAAAVLGLAAIVAQLARSIENALAATTEWGQHLPTVAANFLSFFTILSNVLAVIILTIGAIWALRHRHGTEPEPTWFAVLLACVSTYMIVTGIVYNTLLRNVELPQGVTVPWSNEVLHVVIPLFLLADLLFAPRRRALGWSAVAIIAIFPIVWVVYTMIRANFIIAPATGEAWWYPYPFLNPHRVPGGYLGVSGYIIGIAIAIIGVACVVVWVGRRRGTATDSASGSRPRG; encoded by the coding sequence ATGACGACCTGGTGGCCCTTCGCACGACTCGCAGCAGCCGTGCTCGGACTCGCGGCTATCGTCGCACAGCTCGCCCGCAGCATCGAGAACGCTCTCGCGGCCACCACGGAGTGGGGCCAGCACCTGCCGACGGTCGCGGCGAACTTCCTCAGCTTCTTCACGATCCTGTCGAACGTGCTCGCCGTGATCATTCTGACGATCGGCGCGATCTGGGCACTGCGCCACCGACACGGCACCGAGCCCGAGCCGACGTGGTTCGCGGTCCTGCTGGCCTGCGTGAGCACCTACATGATCGTCACCGGCATCGTCTACAACACGCTTCTCCGCAACGTCGAACTGCCCCAGGGCGTGACCGTGCCGTGGTCGAACGAGGTGCTGCACGTCGTCATCCCGCTGTTCCTCCTGGCCGACCTGCTGTTCGCCCCTCGACGACGGGCACTCGGCTGGAGCGCTGTCGCCATCATCGCGATCTTCCCGATCGTCTGGGTCGTCTACACGATGATCCGCGCGAACTTCATCATCGCCCCCGCGACCGGCGAGGCCTGGTGGTATCCGTACCCGTTCCTGAACCCGCACCGGGTGCCCGGCGGCTACCTCGGCGTCTCGGGATACATCATCGGAATCGCGATCGCCATCATCGGCGTCGCGTGCGTGGTGGTCTGGGTCGGCCGCCGGCGCGGCACCGCGACGGACTCGGCTAGCGGATCGCGCCCTCGGGGCTGA
- a CDS encoding lactonase family protein → MTRFWLGGYGPAMDGSAEGIGLLAGDESAPTALEYRGAVTRTSSPSWLAQHPSLDVVYAALEGDAGVQAFARSGESALRPLGEPVAAGDGVCHVAVSSSGSFLIASCYGDGRVVRIGIDAQGQLVPDAVNRAAELRAALLGEPLEETAPAGVAAAASDPYSGELTATGDARSSHAHSAAFLADGRIATTDLGFDLVRIWRPIAGGLVLDHEVVLPVGTGPRHMVAHPSGHLHVVTEYSCEVFTLAAGRDGTWAVVSSVLASPVAEIGVDFPAELARTRDARFLYTALRGSNTIAALRVRGGGEALEAIALADSGVDWPRHHLVHEGKLLVAGQRSDTVALIDLDERTGAPLDIRHVAQAPAPTHILPVR, encoded by the coding sequence GTGACACGCTTCTGGCTCGGCGGGTACGGCCCCGCGATGGACGGCTCCGCCGAGGGCATCGGCCTGCTCGCCGGTGACGAGAGCGCGCCGACAGCGCTCGAGTACCGCGGTGCGGTCACCCGCACCTCCTCGCCGTCGTGGCTGGCGCAGCATCCGTCGCTCGATGTCGTCTATGCGGCGCTCGAGGGGGATGCCGGTGTGCAGGCGTTCGCCCGCAGCGGCGAGTCGGCTCTGCGGCCGCTCGGCGAGCCGGTCGCCGCGGGCGACGGCGTGTGCCACGTGGCGGTGTCGTCGAGCGGATCGTTCCTCATCGCGAGCTGCTACGGCGACGGGCGAGTCGTGCGCATCGGCATCGACGCGCAGGGACAGCTGGTGCCGGATGCCGTGAACAGGGCCGCCGAGCTGCGCGCGGCACTCCTCGGCGAACCGCTCGAGGAGACGGCGCCGGCCGGCGTGGCCGCCGCGGCATCCGATCCGTACTCCGGAGAACTGACCGCCACCGGCGATGCGCGCTCCTCGCATGCGCATTCCGCGGCCTTCCTCGCGGACGGGCGCATCGCGACGACCGACCTCGGTTTCGACCTCGTGCGCATCTGGCGTCCGATCGCCGGAGGCCTCGTGCTCGATCACGAAGTCGTGCTGCCCGTCGGCACCGGTCCGCGTCACATGGTCGCGCACCCCAGCGGCCACCTGCACGTCGTGACCGAGTACTCGTGCGAGGTGTTCACGCTCGCCGCAGGACGCGACGGCACGTGGGCGGTGGTGTCGTCGGTGCTCGCGAGCCCCGTCGCCGAGATCGGCGTGGACTTCCCCGCCGAGCTCGCCCGCACCCGCGACGCCCGGTTCCTCTACACGGCCCTGCGTGGCAGCAACACGATCGCCGCGCTGCGCGTGCGCGGCGGAGGCGAAGCGCTCGAGGCGATCGCGCTCGCCGACTCGGGGGTCGACTGGCCGCGCCATCACCTCGTGCACGAGGGCAAGCTGCTCGTCGCGGGGCAGCGCTCCGACACCGTCGCACTGATCGACCTCGACGAGCGCACGGGGGCACCGCTCGACATCCGGCACGTCGCGCAGGCTCCGGCGCCCACGCACATCCTGCCGGTGCGCTGA
- a CDS encoding DMT family transporter, producing the protein MPKTGRAIRDDSLTTAKPRTQGPLVLVAALVTVVLWASAFIGIRGAGPHFDPGALALLRMAVGTAVLAIIAVRHGIRLPERRHWWLVAVWGVGWFCVYNLALNAAERTLDAGTAAMVVNLAPLMVVVFSGLFLREGFPKPLIIGAPIAFLGVVLIGMNSSTSEGPDITGLLLALLAAVMYAGCTLLQKRLLSAGTDATTLTFLGAAAGTVALLPWVGSLIGALQTAPLGSTLWVVYLGIFPTAIAFTTWAYVLQRSTAGQTSATTYVVPAIAILLSWAILGEVPTLLMFVGGALCLLGVLVTRMRWGRRS; encoded by the coding sequence ATGCCGAAGACCGGTCGCGCGATCCGCGACGACAGCCTGACCACAGCGAAGCCTCGAACCCAGGGCCCGCTCGTGCTCGTCGCCGCTCTGGTGACGGTGGTGCTGTGGGCGTCGGCGTTCATCGGCATCCGCGGCGCAGGGCCGCACTTCGATCCGGGCGCGCTGGCGCTGCTGCGCATGGCTGTGGGCACCGCCGTGCTCGCGATCATCGCGGTGCGCCACGGCATCCGTCTGCCCGAACGCCGGCACTGGTGGCTCGTGGCGGTGTGGGGCGTGGGGTGGTTCTGCGTCTACAACCTGGCCCTGAACGCCGCCGAGCGCACGCTCGACGCGGGCACCGCGGCGATGGTGGTCAACCTCGCGCCGCTCATGGTCGTGGTCTTCAGCGGGCTCTTCCTGCGTGAGGGTTTTCCCAAGCCCCTCATCATCGGAGCGCCGATCGCGTTCCTCGGGGTCGTGCTGATCGGCATGAACTCATCGACGAGCGAGGGACCCGACATCACCGGATTGCTGCTCGCGCTGCTCGCCGCCGTGATGTACGCGGGATGCACCCTGCTGCAGAAGCGCCTGCTCAGCGCGGGCACCGATGCGACCACATTGACCTTCCTGGGCGCCGCCGCCGGCACCGTCGCGCTGCTCCCCTGGGTGGGCAGTCTGATCGGCGCTCTGCAGACCGCTCCGCTCGGCTCGACGCTGTGGGTCGTGTATCTCGGCATCTTCCCGACGGCGATCGCCTTCACGACCTGGGCGTACGTGCTGCAGCGCAGCACCGCCGGCCAGACCTCAGCGACCACCTACGTCGTGCCGGCGATCGCGATCCTCCTGTCGTGGGCGATCCTCGGCGAGGTGCCGACCCTGCTCATGTTCGTCGGCGGCGCGCTGTGCCTGCTCGGAGTGCTCGTGACCCGGATGCGGTGGGGCCGTCGCTCCTGA
- a CDS encoding dihydrolipoyl dehydrogenase family protein, producing the protein MTAEKTDEYDLIVLGGGPVGENVADRAVQNGLTAIIVESELVGGECSYWACMPSKALLRPAQALRAAQKVKGSAEAVTGRLDVRAVFDRRDSFTSNWSDDGQVKWLDSAGIDLARGHGRLTGEREVTVTDADGGTRVLHARHAVAISTGSDAVIPPIEGLQESAPWTSREATSAEELPESLAVIGGGVVAVEMATAYAALGSTVTIIARSGLLGSMEPFAGERVAAGLKELGVDVRTDTGTTSVTRGDDGVSIVLDDGSTVTATEVLVATGRSPRSGDIGLDVVGLEAGRWITVDDTLRVPGSDWLYAVGDVNGRVLLTHQGKYQARAAGDVIAARAKGDDVDDAPWGKHVATADSAGAPQVTFSFPEVASVGLTEADARKAGTDVAVIDYDLGSVAGASLYEDGFEGQARLVIDKERDVIVGATFVGPEVAELVQTATVAIVGEVPIARLWHAVPAYPTISEIWLRLLETYGRDSA; encoded by the coding sequence ATGACTGCTGAGAAGACAGACGAATACGACCTGATCGTCCTGGGCGGCGGACCGGTGGGCGAGAACGTCGCCGACCGCGCCGTGCAGAACGGCTTGACCGCGATCATCGTGGAGAGCGAGCTGGTCGGCGGTGAGTGCTCGTACTGGGCTTGCATGCCGTCGAAGGCCCTGCTGCGTCCGGCCCAGGCGCTGCGCGCGGCGCAGAAGGTCAAGGGCTCGGCCGAGGCCGTGACGGGAAGGCTCGATGTGCGCGCGGTGTTCGACCGTCGCGACTCGTTCACGAGCAACTGGTCTGACGACGGGCAGGTGAAGTGGCTCGACTCGGCCGGCATCGACCTCGCCCGCGGACACGGTCGCCTCACGGGCGAGCGCGAGGTGACGGTGACGGATGCCGATGGCGGCACCCGTGTGCTCCACGCCCGCCACGCGGTCGCGATCAGCACGGGGTCGGATGCCGTGATCCCGCCGATCGAGGGGCTGCAGGAGTCCGCTCCCTGGACCAGCCGCGAGGCGACCAGCGCCGAGGAGCTTCCGGAGTCGCTCGCGGTGATCGGTGGCGGAGTGGTCGCCGTCGAGATGGCGACGGCATATGCGGCGCTCGGATCCACGGTCACGATCATCGCCCGCAGCGGTCTGCTGGGGTCGATGGAGCCCTTCGCGGGCGAGCGGGTCGCGGCAGGGCTGAAGGAGCTCGGCGTCGACGTGCGCACAGACACCGGCACCACGAGCGTCACGCGCGGCGACGACGGCGTGTCGATCGTGCTCGACGACGGATCGACGGTCACGGCGACCGAGGTGCTCGTGGCCACGGGGCGCTCTCCGCGCAGCGGCGACATCGGCCTCGACGTCGTCGGCCTCGAGGCCGGGCGCTGGATCACCGTCGACGACACACTGCGGGTGCCCGGGTCGGACTGGCTCTATGCGGTCGGCGACGTCAACGGCCGGGTTCTGCTAACCCACCAGGGCAAGTACCAGGCCCGCGCTGCCGGAGACGTGATCGCCGCACGCGCCAAGGGTGACGATGTCGACGACGCTCCCTGGGGCAAGCACGTGGCGACCGCAGACAGCGCGGGGGCTCCGCAGGTCACCTTCTCGTTCCCCGAGGTCGCGTCCGTCGGTCTGACTGAGGCGGACGCCCGCAAGGCGGGCACCGACGTCGCCGTGATCGACTACGACCTCGGCTCGGTCGCCGGCGCGAGCCTCTACGAAGACGGGTTCGAGGGCCAGGCGCGACTCGTCATCGACAAGGAACGCGATGTCATCGTCGGTGCGACGTTCGTGGGCCCTGAGGTCGCCGAGCTCGTGCAGACGGCCACCGTGGCGATCGTCGGCGAGGTGCCGATCGCCCGGCTCTGGCACGCGGTTCCGGCCTACCCCACCATCAGTGAGATCTGGCTGCGACTGCTCGAGACCTACGGGCGGGACTCGGCATGA